The following are encoded together in the Pseudanabaena sp. FACHB-2040 genome:
- a CDS encoding SGNH/GDSL hydrolase family protein, with the protein MARFRPTRRQVIQAAGGASLLTLWGCNRQEQAMVTLYTFGDSILDCGRYNEFGVHPGQLLVQNDDRLFPEFQGQDLVARGPARLEHRAQDGATVEDLLFQGRGLRVEGDAIALITIGGNDLLRGLIQDTGPGIAAFANALDTFIQQLPIRPVLLGNVYDPTLGDDSRNFLGIDAGTARNNLQRMNGAIQDIANRYGQFVDLQAHFLKGDSSWFTATIEPSLRGASEVRRAFLPYVLDKI; encoded by the coding sequence ATGGCTCGGTTTCGACCTACGCGGCGACAGGTTATTCAAGCAGCGGGTGGAGCTAGTCTTCTGACGCTCTGGGGCTGCAATCGGCAGGAACAAGCAATGGTGACGCTATACACATTTGGCGACTCGATTTTAGACTGCGGACGATACAACGAGTTTGGGGTGCACCCAGGACAGCTCCTGGTGCAGAACGATGATCGCCTGTTTCCTGAATTTCAAGGTCAAGACTTGGTCGCGCGCGGCCCTGCTCGCCTGGAACACCGAGCCCAAGATGGGGCCACGGTTGAAGATCTGCTGTTTCAGGGGCGGGGATTACGGGTCGAGGGAGATGCGATCGCACTCATTACCATCGGCGGCAATGATCTGCTGCGCGGCCTAATTCAAGACACAGGCCCAGGAATTGCAGCCTTTGCCAATGCCCTCGATACGTTCATCCAGCAGTTACCTATTCGTCCTGTTTTACTGGGCAATGTCTACGACCCCACTTTGGGAGACGACAGCCGCAACTTTTTAGGGATTGACGCAGGCACTGCCCGTAACAATCTCCAGCGCATGAATGGGGCAATTCAAGACATTGCCAATCGCTATGGGCAATTCGTCGATCTCCAGGCTCACTTTTTGAAAGGCGACTCGTCCTGGTTTACCGCCACCATTGAGCCCAGCTTGCGAGGAGCATCGGAAGTGCGGCGAGCTTTTCTCCCCTATGTCCTCGACAAAATCTAA